The genomic DNA TATGTTTCTTTTTATTTATGTCTGGTCCTCTGAATAAATAAGGAGGCACGTGATAATGAAAAGAATTACTTTTTGTGCGTTATTAATGACTTTATTTTTACTTATGAGTTGTGGTAGTGGTAGTACTAAGACGGAAGATCCTAAAACCACTTTCTTAACTTCTATTGCTAATTTGGGTAAAGGTTTCTTAGATGTTTTTACTTCCCTTTCTGATATGGTTTCTGGTGCTTTTGGCATTAAAGCAGATACTAAGAAATCTGATATTGGTAAGTATTTCACTTCTATTGAAAAAACTATTAATACAGTTAAAAAGAAGTTACAAGATGAAGTTGCTACTAATGGAAATTACTCAAAACTTAAAACAGTTGTTGATAAGTTTATTACAGGCACATTAGACAAGATCGCAGAAGGGTCTGAAACAGCTGCTAGTGGTCTTAAAGATGCTAATAGTAATTTGGGAGCTATAGAAAAAGCTGATGATAATAGTAAAGGAGCAAATGCAATTAGTGTAGGAAATCTAGTTAAAGGAATAAAAACTATAGTAAATGTGGTTTTAAAACCAAATGAAGGTGATGGGGTAAAAGATGTAACTAATCCTCTTGATGACGATAAGAAAAAAATAGGAAAACTATTTGGTGATAAAACCGGTAATGGAGCAGAAGAGAAACATATAGCTGCTGCTAGTGCTTCAATTGGTGCAGTGACTGGGTCTGATATACTAAAAGCTATTGCTAAGTCTAGTGATCAATCAGTTTCTGGTAAGGCAAGTGAGGCAAAAGATTCAGCAGGGCTTGCAATGGCTAATGGTGATTCAACTGAAACTACTGACTTAAATGCAGCAGCAAAGAAAGATGCAGTTATTGCTGCTGGTATAGTTCTAAGGTCTATGGCTAAGGATGGTAAATTTATTGTTAAGGATACTGCTGCAAATAAAACTGAGGCTGAGGCAGCTAAAGGGGTTGCTGCTAATGCTGTAAACAAAACTTTAAGTACTTTAATAATAGCAATAAGGAATACTGTTGATAGTGGTTTAAAGACAATAAGTGATGCTCTTGCTACAGTTACACAAGAAGATAAATCCGCAGATTCTACTACACCTACAGGCGCTACAGCTAGTGGACAACAATAAAATAATTATTAATAAAACATAACTAAATAAAGTCATTTTAGGAAAACTCTTCTCTTCATGAGGATTGTTTTCCTTTTGTTTATGTCTAGCTCTCTTGAGTAAAAAAGGAGGCACGTGATAATGAAAAGAATTACTTTTTGTGCGTTATTAATGACTTTATTTTTACTTCTTGGTTGTGGGAGTGGCAGTACTAAGACGGAAGATCCTAAAACCACTTTCTTAACTTCTATTGCTAATTTAGGTAAAGGGTTCTTAGATGTTTTTACTTCCCTTTCTGATATGATCACTGGTGCTTTTGGCATTAAAGCAGATACTAAGAAATCTGATATTGGTAAGTATTTCACTGATATTGAGACAACTATGAACACAGTTAAAAAAAAGTTACAAGATGAAGTTGCTAAGAATGGGAATTACTCAAAACTTAAGACAGTTGTTGATACGTTTATCACTAACATATTAGACAAGATTGCTGCAGGAGCTAAGGAAGCGGCTAAAGGGGCTACTGGTGA from Borrelia parkeri includes the following:
- a CDS encoding variable large family protein, whose translation is MMKRITFCALLMTLFLLMSCGSGSTKTEDPKTTFLTSIANLGKGFLDVFTSLSDMVSGAFGIKADTKKSDIGKYFTSIEKTINTVKKKLQDEVATNGNYSKLKTVVDKFITGTLDKIAEGSETAASGLKDANSNLGAIEKADDNSKGANAISVGNLVKGIKTIVNVVLKPNEGDGVKDVTNPLDDDKKKIGKLFGDKTGNGAEEKHIAAASASIGAVTGSDILKAIAKSSDQSVSGKASEAKDSAGLAMANGDSTETTDLNAAAKKDAVIAAGIVLRSMAKDGKFIVKDTAANKTEAEAAKGVAANAVNKTLSTLIIAIRNTVDSGLKTISDALATVTQEDKSADSTTPTGATASGQQ